A part of Flavobacteriaceae bacterium GSB9 genomic DNA contains:
- a CDS encoding alpha/beta hydrolase, giving the protein MGQFKKYVKYYPEITPGKDSVPENVVAYRDVVYTMLKDTPYGDRDLHIDIFSPKKSGQYPALIMVHGGAWLTGDKSMQVPMAQQLATRGYVTICVEYQLTLEAKYPAAVYNIKSAIRWMRANAQKYNIDPNKIAISGSSAGGQLAMLVGLTNGVENKEGNHGNPDFSSDVNAIIDLDGVINFMAPKSLNLTRRPNSPDVKWLGGTFEENPKNWKDASSIYWANENSVPILFINSNYPRFHAGQDELIAMMTDWGIYTEVKKMGLNAHSFWLFEPWIETTVSYMDAFLKKVLK; this is encoded by the coding sequence ATGGGGCAATTCAAAAAATACGTTAAGTACTATCCAGAAATAACACCTGGTAAAGACTCGGTTCCAGAAAATGTTGTTGCCTATAGAGATGTGGTTTATACTATGTTAAAAGACACTCCTTATGGCGATAGAGACTTACATATAGATATTTTTTCACCTAAAAAATCTGGCCAATACCCAGCTTTAATTATGGTTCATGGCGGTGCGTGGCTTACCGGCGATAAGTCGATGCAAGTTCCTATGGCACAACAATTAGCTACTAGAGGTTATGTTACCATTTGTGTAGAATACCAACTTACCCTAGAAGCCAAATATCCTGCAGCCGTTTACAATATAAAAAGTGCCATCCGGTGGATGCGCGCCAACGCCCAGAAATATAATATTGACCCGAATAAAATAGCCATATCTGGCAGCTCAGCTGGCGGACAATTGGCTATGTTGGTTGGACTGACAAATGGCGTTGAAAATAAGGAAGGTAACCATGGAAATCCAGATTTTTCAAGTGATGTAAATGCCATAATAGACTTAGATGGCGTTATTAATTTTATGGCTCCCAAATCGCTCAACCTAACACGCAGACCCAATTCACCAGACGTTAAGTGGCTAGGCGGCACATTTGAAGAGAACCCAAAAAATTGGAAAGACGCTTCAAGTATTTACTGGGCCAATGAAAATTCCGTACCTATCCTGTTTATTAACAGTAATTACCCAAGATTTCATGCTGGGCAAGACGAACTTATTGCTATGATGACTGATTGGGGCATTTATACAGAGGTAAAAAAAATGGGTTTGAATGCGCATTCCTTTTGGTTGTTTGAACCATGGATAGAAACTACGGTTAGTTACATGGATGCTTTTCTAAAAAAAGTTTTAAAGTAA